The window GATATAAATTTTAAAAATTAAAATAAAAAATTTTTAAAATTTAAAAAATAAAGATTTTTTGCGATTAACTAACATGAAACACAAGTGTTAAGATTTATATTAACTTTAAAATATAATAATAAAAAAATGATTAATTATTTAATATTGATTAAAAAGTACATTTAATAGATAGTCAATATATAATATAGATATAAATCTACCAATTATATCAATTACTGTTTTATATTAGATTAAATATTTTATTTTTTAATATTATTTTATTAATGTTTTTATAGATTTTTATCTAAAGAAATAGATTAATTTTTTTATGAATTTAATAAAAAAGTATTAATTCTAGAATATTTTATCCTATTTTTTATTAACTTTTTTTGATATGTTATTTAATAACATTAATAAAGATATAAATTTAAAAAACATTTAAATAAGTAAAAAATTAAATAGTTTTTAAATTTATATCTATACAATAAATTGAATTATTTCATATGATTTACTGTTAAGTTTTAAGATAAAAATAGTTTTTATATATTGATATTATTAAAAATAAAATATTTGTAATGAAATTATATTTTAAATATTTAAAATATAATCTAAAATAATAAAAAATAGATATTAAAAAATTTAAATTAATATATAAATTTTTATGTTTATTTTTTTATTATTATATATGATATAATGTTCTATTTTAAAATTAATATTTTATTTTATAATCAATGCTTAATCATTTTAAAAATTAAAGAGATATTTTTTATGAATATAAAAAATGAATCTATAAGAGGCATGCATGATTATTTGCCAAAAGAAATAATAATTTGGAATCATGTAGAAACTATTCTTAAAAAAATTCTATTTAGTTACTGTTATAATGAAATTCGTTTACCTATCTTGGAATATGCTACATTATTTAAAAATACGATAGGTAATACAACAGATATTATTACCAAAGAAATGTATTCCTTTGAAGATCGTAATAAAAAAAAATTAATTTTGCGACCAGAAGGTACTATCGGTTGTGCTAGAGCAAACATTCAACATAAATTGTTAAATAATAACGAACAAAGATTATGGTATTTAGGTCCTATGTTCAGGTATGAACGTCCTCAAAAAGGAAGATATCGACAATTTTATCAAATGGGTGTTGAAGCATTTGGTCTCAAAGGGCCTGATATAGAAGTAGAATTGATTTTACTAACATCCCGTTTTTGGAAAAATTTAGGTATAGATAAACATTTAATTTTAGAAATTAATTCTATAGGTTCTATTGATATTAGAAATAAATATAAAAAGGATTTATTAAAATTTTTAAAAAAAAATGAATCACTATTGGATGATGATTCTAAAAAACGTTTAGGTATAAATCCTCTTAGAATTTTAGATAGCAAAAATCCATCTATACAAATTTTATTAAAAAATGGACCTAAATTACATCATTATCTTGATAAAAATTCTTCTATTTTTTTTAAAAAATTATGTTATTTTATGTCTGATATTGGAATTCCTTATACTATCAATAATAATTTGATTCGAGGATTAGATTATTATAACGATATTGTGTTTGAATGGAAAACAAATAAATTAGGTTCACAAAATACCGTTTGTGCTGGAGGTCGATACGATAAATTAATTGAAAAATTAGGAGGTCCAAAAGTACCTGCTGTTGGTTTTGCCATAGGAATGGATCGCTTAATTTTATTAATAAAAGAAGTTTCATCTTTAATTTTACCTTTTTTTATAGATGTCTATATTCTTATTTTTGATGATTCTTTTAAATTAGAAGCGATAAAATTGAGTGAATTGATAAGAAATAAATTACCTGAATTAAAAGTAATGACTAATTTTTATGGAGTTAATGTGACTAAACAATTTCGTTTGGCTAATAAACATAATTCTCGAGTAGCGTTATTATTAGGTCCTAAAGAACAAGAAAAAAAATCTATATTAATGAAAGATTTAACTAATAAAACACAAAAAATAGTATTAAAAACTGAATTAATTAATGAACTTTCTTTTTTATTATAAAATATAACTTATACTTATATATTAAATTTATTTAAATATTTTAATTAAAAATTAAATATTTACATTATTAATGTAATATACAACTTAAATTGATTTTTTTCAAAAATATATTGTATATATATTTTATAAAATAAAAATATACGTTCTCAATTCCATAATTTTTCAATTTTATTTTTACATAGTAACATTATTAAAAATTTTCTATTATATACAATTAATATTGTTATTTAAAATAATATAATTTTTAAAAACAGGATAATTAATGTTAAAAAATAACATGACAATTGCGGAGTATGATCCAGATATTTGGACATTTATAGAAAAAGAAAAACATCGTCAAGAAAATCATATTGAATTAATAGCTTCAGAAAATTATGTTAGTTCATATGTGATGCTTGCACAAGGTTCACAACTCACAAATAAATATGCTGAAGGGTATCCTGGAAAAAGATATTATGGAGGATGCCATAATGTTGATTTAATAGAAAAATTAGCCATAGAAAGAGCAAAAATATTATTTAATGCTGATTATGCCAATGTACAACCTCATTCTGGATCTCAAGCTAATTTCGCAGTATATAACGCTTTGTTAAAACCTGGAGATTTAATTTTAGGAATGGCATTATCTCATGGAGGTCATTTAACTCACGGTTCTTCTGTAAATTTTTCTGGAAAATTATATAATTCAATTTCATACGGTATCGATGAAAATGGTGAAATTGATTATTTACAATTAGAAAAATTAGCAAAAAAAAATAATCCTAAAATTATTATCGGTGGATTTTCAGCATATTCTGGATTATGTAATTGGGAGAGAATGCGTTATATTGCAGATAGTATTAATGCTTATTTACTTGTTGATATGGCTCATATTGCTGGTTTAGTTGCTACAGGATTATATCCTGATCCATTGGATCATGCGCATGTTGTAACATCAACAACACATAAAACTTTAGCAGGTCCTAGAGGTGGTTTAATATTAGTTAAAAATGGCACTATGGATTTATATCGGAAAATAGATTCTTCGGTATTTCCAGGTATTCAAGGAGGCCCTTTAATGCATGTAATTGCGGCTAAAGCAATAGCATTTAAAGAAGCAATGGAACCATCTTTTAAAAAATATCAAATTCAAGTCTTAAAAAATTCACAATGTATGGTTAATACGTTTATTAAATATAGTTATAAAATAATATCTAATAATACTTATAATCATCTTTTTTTAATTGATTTAACTGATAAAAATATTACAGGAAAAGAAGCAGAATTAGCTTTAGGTTCTGCTAATATTACTGTAAACAAGAATAGTATACCGAATGATCAAAAAAGTCCTTTAATTACTTCAGGTATAAGAATAGGAACACCATCTATTACTCGCCGTGGTTTAAAAGAAAAAGAAGCAGAAAATTTATCTTATTTAATTATAAAGATATTAAATAACATTAAAAACAAAAATAAAAT of the Buchnera aphidicola (Pemphigus immunis) genome contains:
- the hisS gene encoding histidine--tRNA ligase, with the protein product MNIKNESIRGMHDYLPKEIIIWNHVETILKKILFSYCYNEIRLPILEYATLFKNTIGNTTDIITKEMYSFEDRNKKKLILRPEGTIGCARANIQHKLLNNNEQRLWYLGPMFRYERPQKGRYRQFYQMGVEAFGLKGPDIEVELILLTSRFWKNLGIDKHLILEINSIGSIDIRNKYKKDLLKFLKKNESLLDDDSKKRLGINPLRILDSKNPSIQILLKNGPKLHHYLDKNSSIFFKKLCYFMSDIGIPYTINNNLIRGLDYYNDIVFEWKTNKLGSQNTVCAGGRYDKLIEKLGGPKVPAVGFAIGMDRLILLIKEVSSLILPFFIDVYILIFDDSFKLEAIKLSELIRNKLPELKVMTNFYGVNVTKQFRLANKHNSRVALLLGPKEQEKKSILMKDLTNKTQKIVLKTELINELSFLL
- the glyA gene encoding serine hydroxymethyltransferase, giving the protein MLKNNMTIAEYDPDIWTFIEKEKHRQENHIELIASENYVSSYVMLAQGSQLTNKYAEGYPGKRYYGGCHNVDLIEKLAIERAKILFNADYANVQPHSGSQANFAVYNALLKPGDLILGMALSHGGHLTHGSSVNFSGKLYNSISYGIDENGEIDYLQLEKLAKKNNPKIIIGGFSAYSGLCNWERMRYIADSINAYLLVDMAHIAGLVATGLYPDPLDHAHVVTSTTHKTLAGPRGGLILVKNGTMDLYRKIDSSVFPGIQGGPLMHVIAAKAIAFKEAMEPSFKKYQIQVLKNSQCMVNTFIKYSYKIISNNTYNHLFLIDLTDKNITGKEAELALGSANITVNKNSIPNDQKSPLITSGIRIGTPSITRRGLKEKEAENLSYLIIKILNNIKNKNKIKKIKDHILNICKKYPVYL